One part of the Marinobacter sp. MDS2 genome encodes these proteins:
- the rimP gene encoding ribosome maturation factor RimP, with amino-acid sequence MSAKLNQLEEILRPVVEGLGYEFWGIEFRSRGYQSMLRVFIDDAENGIGIEDCEKVSRQVSGVMDVEDPIQSEYTLEVSSPGMDRPLFRLEHYQAFVGHKVQLKLRMAFEGRRKFQGLIKGVEGDEVVIVVDDHEYLLPFDSIDKANIVPVFE; translated from the coding sequence TTGTCAGCCAAGCTTAATCAACTCGAAGAGATACTGCGCCCGGTTGTAGAAGGGCTCGGATATGAGTTTTGGGGTATCGAATTTCGTTCTCGTGGCTACCAGTCGATGCTGCGGGTGTTTATCGATGACGCCGAAAACGGTATTGGCATTGAAGACTGCGAAAAGGTGAGTCGGCAAGTCAGTGGCGTAATGGATGTGGAAGATCCCATCCAGAGTGAATATACGTTGGAGGTTTCATCCCCGGGGATGGATCGCCCGTTGTTTCGTCTTGAGCATTATCAGGCGTTTGTTGGGCATAAAGTCCAGCTCAAACTCCGTATGGCTTTTGAGGGGCGCCGAAAATTCCAGGGCCTGATCAAAGGTGTGGAAGGTGACGAGGTGGTTATCGTGGTAGACGATCACGAATACTTGTTGCCGTTCGACAGTATTGATAAAGCCAATATCGTTCCGGTTTTTGAATAA
- the secG gene encoding preprotein translocase subunit SecG has protein sequence MDWIETLVVVVHVVIAVALVGVVLIQQGKGADAGAAFGGGASQTVFGSQGSGSFLTRVTTLMAVVFFVTSFSLAIFAKQRAEVAGEAGIPMLQESSAEQVPALDEGASSETKENELPELE, from the coding sequence ATGGATTGGATCGAAACACTGGTAGTTGTAGTTCACGTCGTTATCGCCGTGGCGCTGGTTGGTGTCGTCCTGATTCAGCAGGGCAAGGGTGCTGATGCCGGTGCGGCCTTCGGTGGTGGCGCTTCCCAGACCGTTTTTGGTAGTCAGGGTAGCGGCAGCTTTCTGACCCGTGTAACCACCTTGATGGCGGTTGTGTTTTTCGTGACAAGTTTCTCGCTTGCGATTTTTGCCAAGCAGCGTGCTGAAGTGGCCGGCGAAGCCGGTATCCCGATGCTTCAGGAATCCTCAGCAGAGCAGGTTCCTGCTCTGGACGAAGGCGCAAGCAGCGAGACGAAAGAAAACGAGCTTCCAGAGCTCGAGTAA